From a region of the Buchnera aphidicola (Floraphis choui) genome:
- the aroA gene encoding 3-phosphoshikimate 1-carboxyvinyltransferase codes for MQDFLTLNSIAFVDGVIRLPGSKSISNRVLLLSAMSQGTTNLYNLLFSDDTKYMLNALKIFGVNFVLSKNNSICKIQGISKPLYINKEISLFLGNAGTAMRFLTAALSLSNNNILLTGDNRMQERPIKHLVHSLQQGGANIQYFKKEGYPPIHIKGGFSGGNIIVNGSISSQFLTALLIASPLAALNSTIIIEGNLVSRPYIDITLKLISQFGVNIVNNSYTSFYIRGRQRYRSPGNYLIEGDASSASYFLASAAIKGGSVCVTGIGLNSIQGDVAFSKVLKKMGAFITFGRNFICCRRGTLRGIDLDMNHIPDAAMTIAIVALFSIGDTIIRNIYNWRVKETDRLSAMSKELRKVGATVQEGNDYIHISPPKKFFHANINTYNDHRIAMCFSLVALSDNTKVTLFNPSCVNKTFPNYFDELDSISF; via the coding sequence ATGCAAGATTTTTTAACATTAAATTCGATTGCATTTGTTGATGGAGTAATACGCTTGCCAGGATCAAAGAGTATTTCTAATCGAGTATTATTATTATCAGCTATGTCACAAGGAACTACTAATTTGTATAATTTGTTATTTAGTGATGATACTAAATACATGCTAAATGCATTAAAAATTTTTGGAGTAAATTTTGTTTTATCTAAAAATAATTCTATATGTAAAATTCAAGGAATATCTAAACCATTATACATAAATAAAGAAATTTCATTATTTTTAGGCAATGCAGGCACTGCTATGAGGTTTTTAACTGCAGCATTATCTTTAAGTAATAATAATATATTACTTACAGGGGATAATAGAATGCAAGAAAGACCTATAAAACATTTAGTTCATTCTTTACAGCAAGGAGGTGCAAATATTCAATATTTTAAGAAAGAAGGATACCCCCCAATACATATTAAAGGAGGATTTTCTGGAGGAAATATAATTGTTAATGGATCTATTTCTAGTCAATTTTTAACAGCTTTACTAATTGCATCTCCTCTCGCTGCTTTAAATTCTACAATTATAATAGAAGGGAATTTAGTATCTAGACCTTATATAGATATAACACTTAAATTAATTAGTCAATTTGGAGTAAATATTGTAAATAATTCTTATACTTCCTTTTATATTCGAGGACGTCAAAGATATCGATCTCCAGGCAATTATTTAATAGAAGGAGATGCATCTTCCGCTTCATATTTTCTTGCTTCAGCTGCAATTAAAGGAGGATCAGTATGTGTTACAGGTATTGGTTTAAATAGTATTCAAGGAGATGTTGCATTTTCAAAAGTGCTTAAAAAAATGGGTGCATTCATTACTTTTGGACGAAACTTTATTTGTTGCCGAAGAGGAACATTACGCGGTATTGATTTAGATATGAATCATATTCCTGATGCTGCTATGACTATTGCTATAGTGGCATTATTTTCTATTGGAGATACTATCATTCGAAATATTTACAACTGGAGAGTAAAAGAAACTGATCGATTATCAGCAATGTCTAAAGAATTAAGAAAAGTAGGAGCTACAGTACAAGAAGGCAACGATTATATTCATATTTCTCCACCAAAAAAATTTTTTCATGCTAATATTAACACTTATAACGATCATCGAATAGCTATGTGTTTTTCTTTAGTAGCATTATCTGACAATACTAAAGTAACATTATTTAATCCAAGTTGTGTTAATAAAACGTTTCCAAATTATTTTGATGAACTAGATTCCATTAGTTTTTGA